One Vespa crabro chromosome 1, iyVesCrab1.2, whole genome shotgun sequence genomic region harbors:
- the LOC124432716 gene encoding uncharacterized protein LOC124432716 isoform X2 yields the protein MMTEKTSLSFQSPTMEEHERNLMTGTLEQRKEAFKEDEELMRETTKFVTEVIETAAIEASKRKEQEEGGDFGEGSSLKGGNTIAGWNNRARGFCNRILNALCPCFSNNELFNWTPYRYRFTRP from the exons atgatGACCGAGAAAACGAGCTTATCGTTTCAATCGCCTACGATGGAGGAGCACGAAAGAAATCTGATGACAGGAACGTTggagcaaagaaaagaagcatTCAAAGAGGACGAAGAACTCATGAGGGAAACGACGAAATTTGTGACGGAGGTTATCGAAACAGCGGCCATAGAAGCTTCCAAAAGGAAGGAACAAGAGGAG GGAGGTGACTTTGGCGAAG GCAGTAGTTTGAAAGGAGGCAATACCATCGCCGGCTGGAACAACCGAGCCCGTGGCTTCTGCAATCGAATTTTGAACGCACTTTGCCCGTGCTTCAGCAACAATG AACTATTCAACTGGACACCATACCGATATCGCTTCACGAGACCCTAA
- the LOC124432716 gene encoding stress response protein NST1-like isoform X1 produces the protein MDLHMQYEIAIQRMVNLFIEFMKKIKAMNCLTLEKLIDDLNTFKDLIEKEMRTTPMIRKTYEIKIHTCQKNLKTAVKDVEALRCSLKEEISKFTEFKEETIIDIAKEESISRSIKEMAKKKMAEQTEKFEHELMNIWKEHENKMELLRTEIDSFGEKIKLINAENVTREKDLRTIRLQMQNKSIEVLVKYDRVIGSKHKLLEKLTIKNKALKEEQEELRARLIDQNELYIRLKEEQEKEIMIVFLERVKNFQQNHAAKIIQKMWRSYRERQLLKRKKKTKRK, from the exons ATGGATTTACATATGCAATACGAAATAGCGATACAAAGAAtggttaatttatttatagaatttatgaagaaaataaaggcaatg aaTTGTTTAACGctggaaaaattaattgacgatttaaatacattcaaggatttaatcgaaaaagaaatgcGTACGACACCTATGATACGAAAGacgtatgaaataaaaatacatacatgtcAAAAAAATCTGAAGACGGCGGTGAAGGATGTTgaag CCTTACGCTGTTCGTTGAAAGAGGAAATATCAAAATTCACTGAGTTTAAAGAGGAAACGATTATCGATATAGCAAAAGAAGAATCGATAAGTCGATCTATTAAAGAAAtggcgaaaaagaaaatggccgAACAAAC gGAAAAATTTGAACATGAATTAATGAACATTTGGAAAGagcatgaaaataaaatggaactATTACGAACAGAAATAGATTCTTTcggtgaaaaaataaaattaataaatgccGAAAATGTTACACGAGAGAAAGATTTACGAACCATAcg ttTACAGATGCAAAACAAATCTATTGAAGTACTAGTAAAGTACGATCGTGTGATTGGTAGTaaacataaattattagaaaagttGACAATCAAAAATAAGGCTCttaaagaagaacaagaagaactTCGT gCACGTTTGATAGATCAAAACGAATTATATATTCGTTTGAAGGaggaacaagagaaagaaataatgatagtatttttggaaagagtgaaaaattttcaacaaaatCATGCGGCTAAAATCATTCAAAAAATGTGGAGATCGTATCGCGAACGTCAATtattgaagagaaagaaaaagacaaagaggaaatag